The Citrifermentans bemidjiense Bem genome window below encodes:
- a CDS encoding OmpA family protein — protein sequence MKREKLVGKALLLLALGSVGTLSGCAHYEVNNGRGNIPGYWIRYEMQEADRAIEAARADGKAALCPDQFREAEAAKNNAYDVFRACHTEEGAALAKEATAKAKALCPPRPAEPAPKPVVAPPPPPPPAPKAPTDTLLVEPASVTKGETATLSWTSANANTCAIEPGIGPVQTAGTLTITPKDDILYTLVCTGPGGAARSDAKVAVTAPPVPVPVPPVKLCKPAVLNVHFDTNKSDIKPQYHDELKALADFLKEFPNATGTIEGHTDSVGDKAANMKLSQRRADSVRKYLVDKFGIAPERVKAVGYGPTKPAADNKTAAGKQKNRRIESNFHCD from the coding sequence ATGAAACGGGAGAAGCTAGTTGGGAAAGCTTTACTGCTGTTAGCGCTGGGCTCGGTGGGGACCTTGTCCGGATGTGCACACTACGAAGTAAACAACGGCCGCGGAAACATCCCGGGCTACTGGATCCGCTACGAGATGCAGGAGGCCGACCGCGCCATCGAGGCTGCGCGCGCCGACGGGAAAGCCGCCCTCTGTCCTGATCAATTCAGGGAGGCCGAGGCGGCGAAGAACAACGCCTACGACGTCTTCCGGGCCTGCCACACCGAGGAGGGGGCCGCCCTGGCGAAAGAGGCGACGGCGAAGGCCAAAGCGCTCTGCCCGCCGAGACCGGCCGAGCCCGCTCCCAAGCCGGTGGTCGCTCCGCCGCCACCGCCACCGCCTGCGCCCAAGGCTCCTACCGACACGCTGCTGGTCGAACCGGCTTCCGTGACCAAGGGTGAGACCGCCACGCTCAGCTGGACTTCCGCCAACGCCAACACCTGCGCCATCGAGCCGGGTATCGGGCCGGTCCAGACCGCCGGTACTCTCACCATCACGCCGAAGGACGATATCCTCTACACCCTCGTCTGCACAGGCCCCGGCGGCGCGGCAAGAAGCGATGCCAAGGTGGCGGTGACAGCTCCCCCGGTCCCTGTCCCGGTGCCGCCGGTCAAACTGTGCAAGCCGGCGGTGCTCAACGTCCATTTCGACACCAACAAGTCCGACATCAAGCCTCAGTACCATGATGAGCTTAAGGCCCTGGCGGACTTCCTGAAGGAGTTCCCGAACGCCACCGGGACCATCGAGGGTCACACCGACAGCGTCGGCGACAAGGCCGCCAACATGAAGCTTTCTCAGCGTCGTGCCGACAGTGTCAGAAAATACCTGGTCGACAAGTTCGGCATCGCACCCGAGCGCGTGAAGGCGGTGGGCTACGGCCCGACCAAGCCGGCGGCCGACAACAAGACCGCTGCAGGAAAGCAGAAGAACCGCCGCATCGAGTCGAACTTCCATTGCGACTAA
- a CDS encoding M28 family peptidase, whose amino-acid sequence MVILPGESYRGALPPLEREELQLRDRLRQHVVQLSGTIGERNVAHYDSLVKSAEYVKAELRKAGLSVSEQPFAADGKVVANLEVEMKGTTEAQEIVVIGAHYDSAPGTPGADDNASGVAALLELARQCTNLRPARTVRFVAFVNEEAPYFQGEEMGSVVYAQRAKERREKIVGMVSLETIGYYADQPGSQRYPAPLSHFYPDTGNFIGFVSNWNSQSLLRQAIGAFRRGGVKFPSEGVAAPAGIPGIGWSDQWSFWQQGYPALMVTDTAPFRYPHYHEPSDTPDRIDYGRMTRVVQGLGKVVEELAGK is encoded by the coding sequence ATGGTCATATTGCCTGGGGAGTCCTACCGGGGGGCGCTCCCGCCCTTGGAACGGGAGGAGTTGCAGCTACGCGATAGGCTGCGCCAACACGTCGTTCAACTTTCCGGCACCATCGGAGAGCGCAACGTGGCGCATTACGACTCCCTGGTCAAATCCGCCGAGTACGTGAAAGCCGAGCTGCGCAAGGCCGGGCTTTCGGTAAGCGAGCAGCCGTTCGCGGCGGACGGAAAGGTGGTAGCGAATCTGGAAGTAGAGATGAAGGGGACGACGGAGGCCCAGGAGATCGTCGTCATCGGCGCGCATTACGACTCGGCTCCTGGAACTCCCGGCGCCGACGACAACGCTTCGGGAGTCGCGGCGCTGCTGGAACTGGCGAGGCAGTGCACCAACCTGCGTCCCGCCCGCACCGTTCGCTTCGTCGCCTTCGTTAACGAGGAGGCCCCCTATTTCCAGGGGGAGGAGATGGGGAGCGTGGTCTACGCCCAGCGGGCCAAGGAGCGGCGCGAGAAGATCGTGGGGATGGTGTCGCTGGAGACCATAGGTTACTACGCGGACCAGCCCGGGAGCCAGCGCTACCCCGCGCCGCTGAGCCATTTTTATCCCGACACCGGCAACTTCATCGGCTTCGTCAGCAATTGGAATTCGCAGTCGCTGCTGCGCCAGGCGATCGGCGCCTTTCGCAGGGGGGGCGTCAAGTTCCCCTCCGAGGGGGTGGCGGCTCCGGCAGGAATACCGGGGATCGGCTGGTCGGACCAGTGGTCTTTCTGGCAGCAAGGGTACCCGGCGCTGATGGTCACCGACACCGCCCCTTTCCGCTACCCCCACTACCACGAGCCCTCAGACACTCCCGACAGGATCGACTACGGCCGGATGACGCGGGTGGTGCAGGGACTCGGAAAGGTGGTCGAGGAACTGGCGGGCAAGTGA
- the ovoA gene encoding 5-histidylcysteine sulfoxide synthase gives MDLRKTHSVILTEGDPEQKRSEILDYFHATFTIDERLYETLKDESTFYLKGDHLRHPLIFYYGHTATFFINKLIIARVIDRRVNPRFESLFAVGVDEMSWDDLNESHYDWPTPGEVKRYRDQVRDLVDGLIKTLPLTLPITWEHPFWAIMMGIEHERIHLETSSVLIRQLPLDQVRRHDFWEICRESGEPAANELLPVAAGRVRLGKDEGHPLYGWDNEYGSREAKVEAFSASKFLVSNREYLAFVKAGGYRERGWWTEEGWNWRSFKQAEHPLFWVEREWGWGLRTMLEIIDLPWNWPVEVNYLEAKAFCNWLSAKSGKSIRLPTEDEWYHLRDLAGVPDQPGWSRAPGNINLEYWASSCPVGRFAFGDFFDLIGNVWQWTETPIYPFHGFRVHPWYDDFSTPTFDTRHNLIKGGSWISTGNEATRDSRYAFRRHFFQHAGFRYVESAHPVEIHEDPYETDALAAQYCDAHYGPEHFGVPNFPRACAEICLELTRGRSRGHALDLGCAVGRASFELARGFDQVTGLDFSSRFFRLAARMQDEGFLRYALPEEGEVVSFNELELADLGLKEVRERVEFFQADACNLPDKFTGYDLVLAANLIDRLYSPRRFLAAIRERLNPGGLLVIASPYTWLEEYTKKDEWLGGYREAGEPVWTIDGLSRELLPYFTPLGAPREIPFVIRETRRKFQYSIAQLTVWELK, from the coding sequence ATGGATCTGAGAAAAACACATTCAGTAATACTGACAGAAGGGGACCCCGAACAGAAAAGGTCCGAGATACTGGATTACTTCCATGCCACCTTCACCATCGACGAGCGGCTCTATGAGACCCTGAAGGACGAATCGACCTTCTATCTTAAGGGGGACCACCTCCGGCATCCGCTCATCTTCTACTACGGCCATACGGCTACCTTCTTCATCAACAAGCTCATCATCGCCCGGGTCATAGACCGGCGCGTGAATCCCCGCTTCGAATCGCTCTTCGCCGTCGGCGTGGACGAAATGTCCTGGGACGACCTGAACGAGTCTCATTACGACTGGCCCACCCCCGGCGAGGTGAAGCGTTACCGGGACCAGGTGCGCGACCTGGTGGACGGCCTGATCAAGACGCTGCCGCTTACCCTCCCCATCACCTGGGAACATCCCTTCTGGGCCATCATGATGGGGATCGAGCACGAGCGGATCCACCTGGAGACCTCGTCGGTGCTGATCCGCCAGCTTCCCCTGGACCAGGTGCGGCGCCACGATTTCTGGGAAATCTGCCGGGAGTCCGGCGAGCCCGCGGCAAACGAACTGCTGCCGGTTGCCGCCGGGAGGGTGAGGCTTGGGAAAGATGAAGGGCATCCCCTCTACGGCTGGGACAACGAGTACGGAAGCCGCGAGGCGAAGGTCGAGGCTTTCTCCGCCTCGAAGTTCCTGGTCTCGAACCGCGAGTACCTAGCCTTCGTCAAGGCCGGGGGGTACAGGGAGCGGGGGTGGTGGACGGAGGAGGGGTGGAACTGGCGCAGCTTTAAGCAGGCGGAGCATCCTCTTTTCTGGGTGGAGCGCGAATGGGGGTGGGGGCTCAGAACCATGCTGGAGATCATCGATCTTCCGTGGAACTGGCCGGTCGAGGTGAATTATCTGGAGGCGAAGGCGTTCTGCAACTGGCTCTCCGCTAAAAGCGGCAAATCGATCAGGCTCCCGACCGAGGATGAGTGGTACCACCTGCGCGACCTGGCGGGGGTGCCGGACCAGCCCGGATGGAGCCGGGCGCCGGGCAACATAAACCTCGAATACTGGGCTTCCTCCTGCCCGGTGGGCCGATTCGCCTTCGGCGATTTCTTCGACCTCATCGGCAACGTCTGGCAGTGGACGGAGACTCCCATCTATCCCTTCCACGGCTTCCGGGTCCATCCCTGGTACGACGACTTCTCGACCCCCACCTTCGACACGCGGCACAACCTGATCAAGGGGGGCTCCTGGATCTCGACCGGCAACGAAGCGACCCGCGATTCACGCTACGCCTTCAGGAGGCACTTCTTCCAGCACGCCGGTTTCCGCTACGTCGAAAGCGCGCATCCTGTCGAGATCCACGAGGACCCGTACGAGACGGACGCGCTTGCCGCGCAGTATTGCGATGCGCACTACGGACCCGAGCATTTCGGAGTCCCCAACTTCCCCAGGGCCTGCGCGGAGATCTGCCTTGAGTTGACCCGCGGGCGCTCCCGGGGGCATGCGCTCGACCTGGGGTGCGCCGTCGGGCGGGCCAGCTTCGAGCTTGCCCGGGGCTTTGACCAGGTGACTGGGCTCGATTTTTCGAGCCGCTTCTTCCGCCTGGCCGCGAGGATGCAGGATGAGGGATTTCTCCGCTATGCGCTGCCGGAGGAGGGGGAGGTGGTTTCCTTCAACGAGCTGGAGCTGGCGGATCTGGGGCTTAAGGAGGTCAGGGAGCGGGTCGAGTTTTTCCAGGCGGACGCCTGCAACCTCCCCGACAAGTTCACCGGCTACGACCTGGTACTGGCTGCGAACCTGATCGACCGGCTATATTCGCCGCGCCGCTTCCTGGCGGCGATACGCGAAAGGCTCAACCCCGGCGGGCTCCTGGTGATCGCGTCCCCCTATACCTGGCTTGAGGAATACACGAAAA